The genome window AATAAGTAGTTCATTAAGAGCCCATGCTGCTCTTGGTCATGCATTAAGTACTACATTAGGTGTACATATATCAACATGTAACGTGCTTCACTTGGGGCTAAGTGTATGGTAAATGTGCATGCAACATCCTGCAGTTGAGGTTACATGTTCATTAAATTGTGCACTGAGCAGGCACATAGGTGGGCATGTgttaaaaaaagcattaaatgcTCATTGGGCATCCTACATTCCTGGCTGATCCCACCGTGCTGCACAGCTCGAGCAAGGTAGGACAGCCTTTGCCCTGTTAGGCAGGTGTAGACTTGAACATGCTTTTTAAATCTGGGTTAAGTAAGGTGGAGATGAAGGGAGCTGCAGACTGTGTGAAGGAGATCCACCCCCATCACTCCTGATTGGGATCCTGTCAGAGGGGTTTCATGGCTGtgcacagggacatggggcaACCAGACCCAGCACCCAGGGTTGTGCAGGAACAGGGTGAGCAGGATCACCCTGGTCTCAGTGGCTTCCCACATCAGGGATGGCAGTGGGGCATTTTGCAAGTTTGCAACCCCTGACCAATGTATGGGTTGACCAGGCATTAAAACCACAAGGTTACAGCTCActgtgtcactgctgctgcataATCAGTATTGGGGTCCTCGAAGCTGCTGGGATGGCCCCCTATGTCTGCATTGCAGGATACCTGGGCCATTGTGCAGCTCTTGGGGGTCCCTCCCACGGGGGCAAACACCAGGATGAAAAACAGTAAATGGAGCATGGAGACATGCCAAACACAGGCCCTCTGCAAGGGAGATTGGAGGAAAAATTATGCCAAAAGAAACCACTTTGGGGCATAGCAACAGCCTAGCTATGGCACTGGTTAGCCTGCATGTGCTGCATAGTCACTACATGGTCCTGGGAGAGGCTGAACATAGGGAAGGTAAATGCTTCAGGCACCAGTGccctttgctgtttgctgttcaACAGCTTCTTCATGGCTCCCTGTGTACACGGTGAGACACGCTGTCACTGAGGTTGGTGTTGGCCAAGGCAAGCCTCTGGTCACACAAGTGTGTGAttcagggcaggagcagcctgtCTCTCCCGGTTGACCATGAGAAGAGCCACCACCATTATTTTGCAGCTCACAGGAGGCCCCACTTGAGTCTTGTCTTGAGGTAAATCAGTCTAACTCATTGCTGCTTTCTAAATCCTCCTAGACTCCTGATGAAGACAGGCAGGCTTGTATCCAAGTAATTGTTCTCCAGCTGCAGGATCAGACACTGCCAGAATTTCTTATCCTGCAGAATAAGAACAGCCTTGGGATCATAATCTTGCTGTGTGGTACCCCATTACCCCAGCAGCTGGGTCTGTTCCTTCATCTCAGTCCCTCAGACTCTCTGAACTTCTCAGTCaccattttttccacttactTAACCTTTCTCAACCCATCCATAGCCTAAGGGAGACCTGGAGGATCTGGTTGTTGCTGTTGATTCTGGACTGTGGTAGGGGAGGGTAGCCCCTCTTCatgccaggatgctgggggcttcGCATGTGCACTGAGCTGCCAGCAGGACTCAGCAGAGAAGCTATGAAGCTCCTGCAGTTCTCTGGGTGGGAGGCCCTGGTCAAAGACAGAGTTCTGGAGCAGTGTCACCTGGTATCTATGTCAGATACTGGGGTGGTATGAACTCAGATCTTACACTTTATTGCAGGCCTGACAGAGATGCTGCCAAGTGCCGGTGTCTATTACTTTCCATGGGAGATCAACAGCTCAGTCCCAGAAGGGGAGGCACTGAGAACATTTGGCAGGTGAGAAGGGAGCACTGCTCTCCTTGCAGGCCAGGCTTTTCCTTCACTGGCTGACCCCCCTCCCTCTGTAAGTGTTGTATCACTCCAACCAAACCAATCATTCCCAGGTTATGCTGCTATGACCTGGCCCGGTCTGAAGCTGTTCTCACCGCTCaccacagctcagctcagtACCAGGTTTGTGTCGACACCAAGTTTGTGGAGCCATTTCAAGCCCAGGTGGGATCTTGCTACATGGTCCTGGGAGAGGCCGAACATAGGGAAGGTAAATGCTTCAGGCACCAGTGtcctttgctgtttgctgttcaACAGCTTCTTCATGGCTCTCTGTGTACACAGACATGCTGTCACTGAGGTTGGTGTTGGCCAAG of Melopsittacus undulatus isolate bMelUnd1 chromosome 11, bMelUnd1.mat.Z, whole genome shotgun sequence contains these proteins:
- the TEN1 gene encoding CST complex subunit TEN1 isoform X2, whose amino-acid sequence is MLPSAGVYYFPWEINSSVPEGEALRTFGRLCCYDLARSEAVLTAHHSSAQYQVCVDTKFVEPFQAQVGSCYMVLGEAEHREGEGPVVKARILTCVEGLNMPLLEQAIQEQRKYFSERQEKKMGKSTS
- the TEN1 gene encoding CST complex subunit TEN1 isoform X1, yielding MRSGARLSIKSRFKGAGPRAAGWGGLTEMLPSAGVYYFPWEINSSVPEGEALRTFGRLCCYDLARSEAVLTAHHSSAQYQVCVDTKFVEPFQAQVGSCYMVLGEAEHREGEGPVVKARILTCVEGLNMPLLEQAIQEQRKYFSERQEKKMGKSTS